The Chiroxiphia lanceolata isolate bChiLan1 chromosome 4, bChiLan1.pri, whole genome shotgun sequence genome contains a region encoding:
- the CSGALNACT1 gene encoding chondroitin sulfate N-acetylgalactosaminyltransferase 1, which translates to MMLRRGFILFLPRLVGLLVVACCSMSIVYMLACTPKGDNQQLALPRVHSPTVKEGYEAVLQEREEQHRNYIVSLKKQIAQLKAELQGRTEQFKKMQSQYPDPLDVWLDQSNPEKAQANLLAFLRSQVDKAEVHSGVKLSTEYAAVPFESFTLQKVYQLETGLTRHPEEKPVRKDKRDELIEVIELGVGSLNKPEGVSNAKHRVYTASDFVEGIYRTEKNKGTLYELTFKGDTKHQFKKIVLFRPFGPVMKVKSENVDMADTLINIIVPLAKRASKFRQFMQNFREMGIQQDGRIHLTVVYFGKEQMNEVKSILENTSRSANFKNFTFIQLNEEFSRGKGLDIGARFWKGNNVVLFFCDVDIYFTAEFLNSCRLNTQPGKKVFYPVLFSQYNPSIIYGHHDSIPSLEQQLIIKKETGFWRDFGFGMTCQYRSDFINIGGFDLDIKGWGGEDVHLYRKYLHSNLIVIRTPVRGLFHLWHEKQCLDELTPEQYKMCMQSKAMNEASHGQLGMLVFKQEIETHLHRQKLSSKKT; encoded by the exons ATGATGCTCCGACGAGGATTTATTCTATTTCTCCCCCGACTTGTAGGCCTGCTGGTAGTGGCCTGTTGCTCAATGTCTATTGTTTATATGTTGGCCTGTACACCCAAGGGTGACAACCAGCAGCTTGCCTTGCCCAGGGTACACAGTCCAACTGTGAAGGAGGGATATGAAGCTGTTCTGCAAGAGCGAGAAGAGCAACACCGCAATTACATTGTCAGCTTGAAGAAACAAATTGCTCAGTTGAAGGCTGAGCTCCAGGGCAGGACCGAGCAGTTTAAGAAGATGCAGAGCCAGTACCCAGACCCCTTGGACGTTTGGCTCGACCAAAGTAACCCGGAGAAGGCCCAGGCTAACCTGCTGGCTTTCCTGCGTTCCCAAGTAGACAAAGCAGAGGTGCACAGCGGTGTTAAGCTGTCCACGGAGTATGCGGCTGTGCCCTTTGAGAGCTTTACCCTGCAGAAGGTGTATCAACTGGAGACGGGGCTGACACGCCACCCAGAAGAGAAACCTGTAAGGAAGGATAAGCGAGATGAGTTGATAGAGGTGATTGAATTAGGAGTTGGGAGTTTGAACAAACCAGAGGGGGTCAGCAATGCAAAGCACCGTGTATACACAGCCTCCGACTTCGTTGAAG GGATCTACcgcacagaaaaaaataaaggcacacTGTATGAGCTGACTTTCAAAGGAGACACGAAACATCAGTTTAAGAAGATTGTTTTATTCCGGCCATTTGGTCCTGTAATGAaagtgaaaagtgaaaatgtcGATATGGCTGACACACTTATTAACATCATTGTGCCATTGGCCAAGAGAGCCAGCAAATTTCGGCAATTCATGCAGAATTTCAG GGAAATGGGAATTCAGCAGGATGGGAGAATTCACCTCACTGTAGTTTACTttggaaaagaacaaatgaatGAAGTCAAATCGATACTTGAAAATACCTCTAG GTCAGCCAACTTCAAGAACTTTACCTTCATCCAGCTGAATGAAGAATTTTCCAGGGGCAAAGGATTAGACATTGGTGCTCgattttggaaaggaaacaatgttgttctctttttttgcgATGTGGACATATACTTCACAGCTGAATTCCTGAACTCCTGCAGGTTGAACACACAGCCAG GGAAGAAGGTGTTTTATCCTGTTCTCTTCAGCCAGTATAACCCCAGTATAATTTATGGCCACCATGATTCTATCCCCTCTTTAGAACAGCAGCTG attattaaaaaagaaactggatTTTGGAGAGACTTTGGTTTTGGGATGACTTGCCAGTACAGATCTGATTTTATCAACATAG GTGGCTTTGACCTGGACATTAAAGGCTGGGGTGGTGAAGATGTACATCTGTACCGCAAATACCTTCACAGCAACCTCATCGTGATCCGAACGCCTGTCAGGGGTCTCTTCCATCTGTGGCATGAAAAGCAGTGTCTGGACGAGCTGACCCCAGAGCAGTACAAAATGTGCATGCAGTCCAAGGCCATGAACGAGGCTTCTCATGGCCAGCTTGGGATGCTTGTTTTCAAG